A window of Photobacterium toruni genomic DNA:
ACACTGAGTATGGGTGTATTTGGTGGTCTTATTGCTGGTGGTATTACTGTTGTGCTTCACAATAAATACCATGCTATTAAGTTACCTGAATTTTTAGGCTTCTTTGGTGGCGCACGTTTCGTACCAATTATTAGTGCATTCTCAGCATTATTTTACGGTATCGCATTAGTATTTATCTGGCCATACATCGGTGCTGCATTTGGTTCTATCGGTGCAATGCTTGGTGAGATGACGGCTTCAGGTCACGGTTACATTGCTTCGTTTATTTTCGGTATTATCGAGCGTGCATTGATTCCTGTTGGTCTACACCATGTGTTCTATCTTCCATTATGGCAGACAGAAATTGGTGGTACTGCTGAAATCGCAGGTCAAGTATTTAAGGGTACGCAAAATATCTTCTTTGGCTCTTTAGCGAACGGCGATTACTCTCAATTCTCTTCAACTAACTTTATGACGGGTAAATTCCCATTCATGATGTTTGGTTTACCAGCAGCTGCTTATGCAATGTACACTGTTGCAGATAAAGAAAATAAAACAGCGGTGGGTGGTCTATTATTCTCTGTTGCGCTAACAGCGTTCCTAACAGGTATTACTGAGCCAATCGAATTTACGTTCTTATTCTTATCTGCACCACTTTACTACTTCATCCACGTGCCTCTAGCTGGTCTGTCATTTATGATCATGGACTTGTTACAGGTTAAAGTGGGTATGACATTTAGTGGTGGTTTCATTGACTTCGCTTTATTTGGTATGTTGCCAGGTTTAACGGGTACTGAAAACCATTGGTACTACATTCCACTACTTGGTTTAATTTACGGCCCTGTATACTTCTTCTTGTTCCGTTGGTTCATTCTGAAGTTTGATGTGAAAACACCAGGTCGTAAGGGCAGTGCAGTAGCCGTTGTTCGTAAGCAAGATTACCATGCATCAAAAGCGGCTGGTGGCGCAAATGATTCTCAAGCTGATGAGATGATTGAAGCACTTGGCGGTAAAGAGAATATT
This region includes:
- a CDS encoding PTS transporter subunit EIIC is translated as MKAFFSKLSQAVMLPIALLPAAGIMLGLGGSFTNQSMIEAYQIGILQDGTLLNSFLQVMTAAGGIVFANLPLMFALAIAIGFARAEKGAAALAATIAYLVMNVAIAKTLTVAGMVDTTNNTVILMGTHYAGVLADVLGIHNTLSMGVFGGLIAGGITVVLHNKYHAIKLPEFLGFFGGARFVPIISAFSALFYGIALVFIWPYIGAAFGSIGAMLGEMTASGHGYIASFIFGIIERALIPVGLHHVFYLPLWQTEIGGTAEIAGQVFKGTQNIFFGSLANGDYSQFSSTNFMTGKFPFMMFGLPAAAYAMYTVADKENKTAVGGLLFSVALTAFLTGITEPIEFTFLFLSAPLYYFIHVPLAGLSFMIMDLLQVKVGMTFSGGFIDFALFGMLPGLTGTENHWYYIPLLGLIYGPVYFFLFRWFILKFDVKTPGRKGSAVAVVRKQDYHASKAAGGANDSQADEMIEALGGKENIVDVDACITRLRITVKDGDLVKDNQYWTEHLGAKGLVKIGNTGIQAIYGAQAAGFKTQINAKLGK